From a region of the Pan paniscus chromosome 19, NHGRI_mPanPan1-v2.0_pri, whole genome shotgun sequence genome:
- the TNS4 gene encoding tensin-4, translating into MSQVMSSPLLAGGHAVSLAPCDEPRRTLHPAPSPSLPPQCSYYTTEGWGAQALMAPLPCMGPPGRLQQAPQAEAKATCFLPSPGEKALGTPEDLDSYIDFSLESLNQMILELDPTFQLLPPGTGGSQAELAQSTMSMRKKEEPEALDIKYIEVTSARSRCHDGPQHCSSPSVTPPFGSPRSGGLLLSRDVPRETRSSSESLIFSGNQGRGHQRPLPPSEGLSPRPPNSPSISIPCMGSKASSPHGLGSPLVASPRLEKRLGGLAPQRGSRISVLSASPVSDVSYMFGSSQSLLHSSNSSHQSSSRSLESPANSSSSLHSLGSVSLCTRPSDFQAPRNPTLTMGQPRTPHSPPLAKEHASSCPPSITNSMVDIPIVLINGCPEPGSSPPQRTPGHQNSVQPGAASPSNPCPATRSHSQTLSDAPFTTCPEGPARDMQPTMKFVMDTSKYWFKPNITREQAIELLRKEEPGAFVIRDSSSYRGSFGLALKVQEVPASAQNRPGEDSNDLIRHFLIESSAKGVHLKGADEEPYFGSLSAFVCQHSIMALALPCKLTIPQREPGGADGASDSTDSPASCQKKSAGCHTLYLSSVSVETLTGALAVQKAISTTFERDILPTPTVVHFKVTEQGITLTDVQRKVFFRRHYPLTTLRFCGMDPEQRKWQKYCKPSWIFGFVAKSQTEPQENVCHLFAEYDMVQPASQVIGLVTALLQDTERM; encoded by the exons ATGTCCCAGGTGATGTCCAGCCCACTGCTGGCAGGAGGCCATGCTGTCAGCTTGGCGCCTTGTGATGAGCCCAGGAGGACCCTGCACccagcacccagccccagcctgccACCCCAGTGTTCTTACTACACCACGGAAGGCTGGGGAGCCCAGGCCCTGATGGCCCCCTTGCCCTGCATGGGGCCCCCTGGCCGACTCCAGCAAGCCCCACAGGCGGAGGCCAAAGCCACCTGCTTCCTGCCGTCCCCTGGTGAGAAGGCCTTGGGGACCCCAGAGGACCTTGACTCCTACATTGACTTCTCACTGGAGAGCCTCAATCAGATGATCCTGGAACTGGACCCCACCTTCCAGCTGCTTCCCCCAGGGACTGGGGGCTCCCAGGCTGAGCTGGCCCAGAGCACCATGTCaatgagaaagaaggaggaacCTGAAGCCTTGG ACATAAAGTACATCGAGGTGACCTCCGCCAGATCAAGGTGCCACGATGGCCCCCAGCACTGCTCCAGCCCCTCTGTCACCCCGCCCTTCGGCTCCCCTCGCAGTGGTGGCCTCCTCCTTTCCAGAGACGTCCCCCGAGAGACACGAAGCAGCAGTGAGAGCCTCATCTTCTCTGGGAACCAGGGCAGGGGGCACCAGCGCCCTCTGCCCCCCTCAGAGGGTCTCTCCCCTCGACCCCCAAATTCCCCCAGCATCTCAATCCCTTGCATGGGGAGCAAGGCCTCGAGCCCCCATGGCTTGGGCTCCCCGCTGGTGGCTTCTCCAAGACTGGAGAAGCGGCTGGGAGGCCTGGCCCCACAGCGGGGCAGCAGGATCTCTGTGCTGTCAGCCAGCCCAGTGTCTGATGTCAGCTATATGTTTGGAAG CAGCCAGTCCCTCCTGCACTCCAGCAACTCCAGCCATCAGTCATCTTCCAGATCCTTGGAAAGTCCAGCCAACTCTTCCTCCAGCCTCCACAGCCTTGGCTCAGTGTCCCTGTGTACAAGACCCAGTGACTTCCAGGCTCCCAGAAACCCCACCCTAACCATGGGCCAACCCAGAACACCCCACTCTCCACCACTGGCCAAAGAACATGCCAGCAGCTGCCCCCCATCCATCACCAACTCCATGGTGGACATACCCATTGTGCTGATCAACGGCTGCCCAGAACCAGGGTCTTCTCCACCCCAGCGGACCCCAGGACACCAGAACTCCGTTCAACCTGGAGCTGCTTCTCCCAGCAACCCCTGTCCAGCCACCAGGAgccacagccagaccctgtcagATGCCCCCTTTACCACATGCCCAGAGG gTCCCGCCAGGGACATGCAGCCCACCATGAAGTTCGTGATGGACACATCTAAATACTGGTTTAAGCCAAACATCACCCGAGAGCAAG CAATCGAGCTGCTGAGGAAGGAGGAGCCAGGGGCTTTTGTCATAAGGGACAGCTCTTCATACCGAGGCTCCTTCGGCCTGGCCCTGAAGGTGCAGGAGGTTCCCGCGTCTGCTCAGAATCGACCAG GTGAGGACAGCAATGACCTCATCCGACACTTCCTCATCGAGTCGTCTGCCAAAGGAGTGCATCTCAAAGGAGCAGATGAGGAGCCCTACTTTG GGAGCCTCTCTGCCTTCGTGTGCCAGCATTCCatcatggccctggccctgccctgcaaACTCACCATCCCACAGAGAG AACCAGGAGGTGCAGATGGGGCCTCGGACTCTACAGACAGCCCAGCCTCCTGCCAGAAGAAATCTGCGG GCTGCCACACCCTGTACCTGAGCTCAGTGAGCGTGGAGACCCTGACTGGAGCCCTGGCCGTGCAGAAAGCCATCTCCACCACCTTTGAGAGGGACATCCTCCCCACGCCCACCGTGGTCCACTTCAAAGTCACAGAGCAGGGCATCACCCTGACTGATGTCCAGAGGAA GGTGTTTTTCCGGCGCCATTACCCACTCACCACCCTCCGCTTCTGTGGTATGGACCCTGAGCAACGGAA GTGGCAGAAGTACTGCAAACCCTCCTG GATCTTTGGGTTTGTGGCCAAGAGCCAGACAGAGCCTCAGGAGAACGTATGCCACCTCTTTGCGGAGTATGACATGGTCCAGCCAGCCTCGCAGGTCATCGGCCTGGTGACTGCTCTGCTGCAGGACACAGAAAGGATGTAG